The Cyprinus carpio isolate SPL01 chromosome A9, ASM1834038v1, whole genome shotgun sequence genome window below encodes:
- the rdh1 gene encoding retinol dehydrogenase 1 isoform X1, with protein MVFFCADLLCCCWSLAVLALVAAVWFFRDSRQITGIHEKHVLVTGCDSGFGHLAARQLDRRGFHVLAACLTEPGASRLRASASPRLKTLLLNVTDSASIDRALERVRSETGERAVWTLILTAPIHCRGSIGLWGLVNNAGISVPIGPMEWMQLEDFKKVLDVNLIGLIEVTLKFLPLLKKARGRVVNVASILGRVSLIGGGYCLSKYGVEAFSDSLRRDMMHFGVNVSIIEPGFFKTQVTDLSLIEDDLKKRWSNLPAEVWRAYGDSYLQDYIKVQEFSMKILASSDLSKVTSCMQHALSARYPQTRYSAGWDAKFFWIPLSYLPTCIADMVTNILMPSTKES; from the exons ATG GTGTTCTTCTGCGCGGatctgctgtgctgctgctggTCTCTGGCCGTTCTCGCGCTCGTCGCCGCGGTCTGGTTCTTCCGAGACTCCCGTCAGATCACCGGCATCCACGAGAAACACGTCCTGGTGACGGGCTGCGATAGCGGCTTCGGACACCTCGCGGCGCGGCAGCTCGACCGGCGAGGGTTTCACGTACTCGCCGCGTGTCTCACGGAACCTGGTGCCTCCAGACTGCGCGCGTCCGCCTCCCCCAGACTGAAGACACTTCTGCTCAATGTTACCGACAGTGCGAGCATCGACCGAGCGCTGGAGCGCGTGCGCAGCGAGACCGGGGAGAGAG ctgtttggactctcattctgacggcacccattcactgcagaggatccattg GTCTGTGGGGTTTGGTGAACAACGCTGGCATCTCGGTCCCCATTGGCCCCATGGAATGGATGCAGCTGGAGGACTTTAAGAAGGTTCTGGATGTAAACCTCATCGGTCTTATCGAGGTGACCCTGAAGTTTCTTCCTCTGCTGAAGAAGGCTCGTGGTCGGGTGGTGAACGTGGCCAGCATACTGGGCAGAGTCTCACTCATTGGGGGAGGATATTGTCTCTCTAAATATGGTGTGGAAGCCTTCTCTGATAGCTTGAG GAGAGATATGATGCACTTTGGAGTGAACGTAAGTATCATTGAACCAGGCTTCTTCAAGACACAGGTAACAGATCTGAGCCTCATTGAAGATGATCTGAAGAAACGGTGGAGCAATCTCCCAGCAGAGGTCTGGAGAGCCTACGGAGACTCATACCTGCAGGACT ATATAAAGGTGCAGGAGTTCTCCATGAAGATTCTGGCCAGTAGTGACCTTTCCAAAGTGACGTCATGCATGCAACACGCTCTTTCAGCACGTTATCCCCAAACACGCTACAGTGCAGGCTGGGACGCCAAGTTCTTCTGGATTCCCCTCTCGTATCTGCCTACATGTATAGCAGACATGGTCACCAACATTTTAATGCCTTCCACGAAGGAGAGCTGA
- the dhrs9 gene encoding dehydrogenase/reductase SDR family member 9 — protein MFLYVVVLIVLFYVYRWFRELGRVPNKSEKSVYITGCDTGFGNLLAKHLDTKGFRVIAGCYTEKGEVELKKCCSDKLTTLHLDVTDNYSIKKAAETIKTLVGEKGLWAVVNNAGISFPTAPNDWLETEDFKQMIDVNLIGVVAITLSVLPLIKKAKGRVVNVASVFGRISTVGGAYCITKYGVEAFNDSLRRNMAPFGVKVLCIEPGFFKTSISDPTIYESHLQRLWKRLPQEVKDEYGSDFIDKTKLVIKEKIEKILDPDLMKVVSCMEHAVAAVHPRSRYSPGWDAKLFWLPLSYMPTFISDAYILKNAVEPKVSVL, from the exons ATGTTCCTGTACGTTGTAGTTCTCATAGTCTTGTTCTATGTGTATCGGTGGTTCAGAGAACTGGGACGAGTTCCCAATAAATCTGAGAAGTCTGTGTACATCACGGGCTGCGACACAGGTTTTGGGAATCTCCTGGCCAAACACCTGGACACAAAGGGTTTCCGTGTCATCGCTGGCTGCTACACGGAGAAGGGAGAAGTTGAGCTGAAGAAGTGCTGCTCTGACAAACTCACAACGCTGCATTTGGATGTGACCGATAATTATAGCATCAAAAAAGCCGCAGAAACCATTAAAACCCTGGTGGGAGAGAAGG gtctGTGGGCCGTGGTCAACAACGCTGGGATCTCTTTCCCAACTGCTCCCAATGACTGGCTGGAAACTGAGGACTTCAAACAAATGATCGATGTCAATCTGATCGGGGTTGTTGCCATCACTCTGAGCGTGTTGCCGCTCATTAAGAAAGCCAAGGGCAGAGTGGTCAATGTGGCCAGTGTGTTCGGAAGGATTAGTACTGTGGGAGGAGCGTACTGCATTACTAAGTATGGAGTAGAGGCTTTTAATGACAGTCTGAG GAGGAACATGGCACCGTTTGGAGTGAAGGTTTTATGCATTGAACCTGGATTCTTCAAAACAAGCATTTCTGACCCCACTATCTATGAGAGTCATTTGCAGAGATTATGGAAAAGGTTGCCTCAGGAGGTCAAGGATGAGTATGGCAGTGATTTCATAGACAAAA CAAAGCTGGTGATTAAGGAGAAGATTGAGAAGATATTGGATCCAGATCTGATGAAGGTGGTGAGCTGTATGGAGCACGCTGTGGCTGCGGTCCATCCTCGTAGCAGATATTCTCCAGGCTGGGATGCCAAGCTCTTCTGGCTGCCTCTCTCCTACATGCCAACCTTCATCTCAGATGCTTACATCTTAAAAAATGCTGTTGAGCCAAAAGTTTCAGTTCTGTAA
- the rdh1 gene encoding retinol dehydrogenase 1 isoform X2, whose translation MVFFCADLLCCCWSLAVLALVAAVWFFRDSRQITGIHEKHVLVTGCDSGFGHLAARQLDRRGFHVLAACLTEPGASRLRASASPRLKTLLLNVTDSASIDRALERVRSETGERGLWGLVNNAGISVPIGPMEWMQLEDFKKVLDVNLIGLIEVTLKFLPLLKKARGRVVNVASILGRVSLIGGGYCLSKYGVEAFSDSLRRDMMHFGVNVSIIEPGFFKTQVTDLSLIEDDLKKRWSNLPAEVWRAYGDSYLQDYIKVQEFSMKILASSDLSKVTSCMQHALSARYPQTRYSAGWDAKFFWIPLSYLPTCIADMVTNILMPSTKES comes from the exons ATG GTGTTCTTCTGCGCGGatctgctgtgctgctgctggTCTCTGGCCGTTCTCGCGCTCGTCGCCGCGGTCTGGTTCTTCCGAGACTCCCGTCAGATCACCGGCATCCACGAGAAACACGTCCTGGTGACGGGCTGCGATAGCGGCTTCGGACACCTCGCGGCGCGGCAGCTCGACCGGCGAGGGTTTCACGTACTCGCCGCGTGTCTCACGGAACCTGGTGCCTCCAGACTGCGCGCGTCCGCCTCCCCCAGACTGAAGACACTTCTGCTCAATGTTACCGACAGTGCGAGCATCGACCGAGCGCTGGAGCGCGTGCGCAGCGAGACCGGGGAGAGAG GTCTGTGGGGTTTGGTGAACAACGCTGGCATCTCGGTCCCCATTGGCCCCATGGAATGGATGCAGCTGGAGGACTTTAAGAAGGTTCTGGATGTAAACCTCATCGGTCTTATCGAGGTGACCCTGAAGTTTCTTCCTCTGCTGAAGAAGGCTCGTGGTCGGGTGGTGAACGTGGCCAGCATACTGGGCAGAGTCTCACTCATTGGGGGAGGATATTGTCTCTCTAAATATGGTGTGGAAGCCTTCTCTGATAGCTTGAG GAGAGATATGATGCACTTTGGAGTGAACGTAAGTATCATTGAACCAGGCTTCTTCAAGACACAGGTAACAGATCTGAGCCTCATTGAAGATGATCTGAAGAAACGGTGGAGCAATCTCCCAGCAGAGGTCTGGAGAGCCTACGGAGACTCATACCTGCAGGACT ATATAAAGGTGCAGGAGTTCTCCATGAAGATTCTGGCCAGTAGTGACCTTTCCAAAGTGACGTCATGCATGCAACACGCTCTTTCAGCACGTTATCCCCAAACACGCTACAGTGCAGGCTGGGACGCCAAGTTCTTCTGGATTCCCCTCTCGTATCTGCCTACATGTATAGCAGACATGGTCACCAACATTTTAATGCCTTCCACGAAGGAGAGCTGA